Proteins from a single region of Nakamurella deserti:
- a CDS encoding ABC transporter permease, producing the protein MKKLTANRLVWPALVLVALLVANFVANNSFFSVTVLDGNLFGPVVDILRRAAPIILVALGMTLVIATRGIDLSVGAVAAISGSWASMYIIDSGDRGSVTVVLTAVGVALLMAVVAGAWNGFLVSVLGIQPIVATLVLMTAGRGLAQVITGEKILYPDNSPAYKLIGGGYWLSVPFSILIAGAIFGITALLTRRTALGTLIESVGVNPEASRLAGVQSRSITWIVYIFAGLCAGLAGLMLTSNSTSADPNSIGLFIELDAILAVVIGGTSLAGGRFSLAGTLIGAFIIETMDNFIVIAVSPRTTDVFKACVVIVVCIMQSPQARAWIAGLFRRGRSGGGDTSTGSPVTATPLSGSSPATPGTTAGAAAPAVTPTPTLTPTTGTRTS; encoded by the coding sequence ATGAAGAAGCTCACCGCGAACCGGCTGGTCTGGCCCGCGCTGGTCCTCGTCGCACTGCTCGTCGCGAACTTCGTCGCGAACAACTCGTTCTTCTCCGTCACCGTCCTCGACGGCAACCTGTTCGGACCGGTCGTGGACATCCTGCGCCGCGCCGCACCGATCATCCTGGTCGCGCTGGGTATGACGCTGGTCATCGCCACCCGCGGCATCGACCTGAGTGTCGGTGCGGTGGCGGCGATCTCCGGTTCCTGGGCGTCGATGTACATCATCGACTCCGGCGACCGCGGCTCGGTCACCGTCGTGCTCACCGCCGTCGGCGTCGCGCTGCTGATGGCCGTCGTCGCCGGCGCCTGGAACGGCTTCCTGGTGTCGGTGCTGGGCATCCAGCCGATCGTGGCCACCCTGGTGCTGATGACCGCCGGCCGCGGCCTCGCCCAGGTCATCACCGGGGAGAAGATCCTCTACCCCGACAACTCCCCCGCCTACAAGCTCATCGGCGGCGGCTACTGGCTGTCGGTGCCGTTCTCCATCCTCATCGCCGGCGCCATCTTCGGCATCACCGCGCTGCTCACCCGGCGCACCGCCCTGGGCACGCTGATCGAGTCCGTCGGTGTCAACCCCGAGGCGAGCCGGCTGGCCGGTGTGCAGTCGCGGTCCATCACCTGGATCGTCTACATCTTCGCGGGCCTCTGCGCCGGCCTGGCCGGGTTGATGCTGACCTCCAACTCGACGTCGGCCGACCCGAACTCCATCGGCCTGTTCATCGAGCTGGACGCCATCCTCGCCGTCGTCATCGGCGGGACATCCCTGGCCGGCGGCCGGTTCTCGCTGGCCGGCACGCTGATCGGCGCGTTCATCATCGAGACGATGGACAACTTCATCGTCATCGCCGTGTCGCCGCGGACCACCGACGTGTTCAAGGCCTGCGTGGTCATCGTGGTCTGCATCATGCAGTCGCCGCAGGCCCGGGCCTGGATCGCCGGCCTGTTCAGGCGCGGGAGGTCCGGTGGCGGCGACACCTCGACCGGCTCCCCGGTGACCGCCACCCCGCTCTCCGGCAGCAGCCCCGCGACGCCCGGCACGACCGCCGGTGCGGCCGCCCCTGCCGTCACCCCGACCCCCACCCTGACCCCGACAACAGGGACGAGGACCTCATGA
- a CDS encoding aldo/keto reductase, protein MTVAHIPLVGLNHGGPMPQLGLGTWPLDDDEAEGAVLAAFEVGYRHIDTAVKYGNETGVGRAVALGGLDRDELFITTKLDGTYQGADRAVAGLQGSLERLGLDHVDLLLIHWPLPARGEFVSTWRTFERLLADGLTRAIGVSNFKPAHLATLAAETSVVPAVNQVQLSPFTPRRAEREYAAAHDIVIQSYSPIGAGGELLHADPVQELAGRHHRTPAQIVLRWHVQQGLVPVPKSADPTRIATNSQVFDFELDEDDMAQLATLDRGPDVGIDSDVDGH, encoded by the coding sequence ATGACCGTCGCCCACATCCCCCTCGTCGGCCTCAACCACGGCGGTCCGATGCCGCAGCTGGGGCTGGGCACCTGGCCGCTGGACGACGACGAGGCCGAAGGCGCGGTGCTCGCCGCGTTCGAGGTCGGTTACCGGCACATCGACACCGCCGTCAAGTACGGCAACGAGACCGGCGTCGGACGGGCCGTCGCGCTCGGCGGGCTGGACCGTGACGAGCTGTTCATCACGACCAAGCTGGACGGCACCTACCAGGGCGCCGACCGCGCGGTCGCCGGCCTGCAGGGCTCACTGGAGCGGCTCGGCCTGGACCACGTCGACCTGCTGCTCATCCACTGGCCGCTGCCGGCCCGGGGTGAGTTCGTCTCCACCTGGCGGACGTTCGAGCGGCTCCTCGCCGACGGGCTCACCCGCGCCATCGGGGTGTCGAACTTCAAGCCGGCACACCTGGCCACGCTGGCCGCGGAGACCTCGGTGGTGCCGGCGGTGAACCAGGTGCAGCTGTCCCCGTTCACGCCCCGCCGGGCCGAGCGCGAGTACGCGGCCGCGCACGACATCGTGATCCAGTCCTACAGCCCGATCGGTGCCGGGGGCGAGCTGCTGCACGCCGACCCGGTGCAGGAACTGGCCGGCAGGCACCACCGGACGCCGGCCCAGATCGTGCTGCGCTGGCACGTGCAGCAGGGCCTGGTTCCGGTGCCGAAGTCGGCCGACCCGACCCGGATCGCCACCAACTCCCAGGTCTTCGACTTCGAGCTCGACGAGGACGACATGGCCCAGCTCGCCACCCTGGACCGGGGACCGGACGTGGGCATCGACTCCGACGTGGACGGACACTGA
- a CDS encoding sugar ABC transporter ATP-binding protein: MTPSSTPIVEMNDISISFPGVKALQHVAFRLFPGEVHSLMGENGAGKSTLIKALTGVYTIDSGTIRVGGTEVAFNGPAQAQAAGIATVYQEVNLVTNLTVAENIMLGREPRKLGLIDWRAMRKRARAVLTSLNLDIDPSSMLASHSIAVQQLVAIARAVDINASVLVLDEPTSSLDAREVAELFTIIRRVRDNGVAVLFVSHFLDQIYEISDRITVLRNGELVGEYPIAELPRISLISKMIGKDFAALEELEAGTKRDARDRVEGGAFLTAEGLGRSGSVQPFDLEIHPGEVYGLAGLLGSGRTEVARLLYGADRNDAGDTAVSGTPVKLKSPRVALDRKIAFASENRKAEGLIGDLSVRANIVLAMQSARGWLRQIPRRTQDELADKYIKALDIRPANPDALVRNLSGGNQQKVLLARWLITEPRLLILDEPTRGIDVGAKAQIQKLVASLSDDGMAVVYISAEMEEVLRLSHRIGIMRDRVKIADIVNEGVTVNDIMERIAATGDAPDGPGTPTTTAAAGQQVSA, translated from the coding sequence ATGACGCCGAGCAGCACACCCATCGTCGAGATGAACGACATCAGCATCTCGTTCCCGGGCGTCAAAGCACTGCAGCACGTCGCGTTCCGGCTGTTCCCCGGCGAGGTCCACTCGCTCATGGGTGAGAACGGCGCGGGCAAGTCGACCCTGATCAAAGCCCTGACCGGTGTGTACACGATCGACTCGGGCACCATCCGGGTGGGCGGCACCGAGGTCGCGTTCAACGGACCGGCGCAGGCCCAGGCGGCGGGCATCGCCACCGTCTACCAGGAGGTCAACCTGGTCACCAACCTGACCGTCGCCGAGAACATCATGCTCGGCCGTGAACCCCGCAAGCTGGGCCTCATCGACTGGCGCGCGATGCGCAAGCGGGCCCGCGCGGTGCTCACCTCGCTCAACCTCGACATCGACCCGTCGTCGATGCTGGCCTCGCACTCGATCGCGGTGCAGCAGCTCGTCGCCATCGCCCGCGCCGTGGACATCAACGCCTCGGTGCTGGTGCTGGACGAGCCGACCTCCTCGCTGGACGCCCGCGAGGTCGCGGAGCTCTTCACCATCATCCGGCGGGTCCGCGACAACGGCGTGGCCGTGCTGTTCGTCTCGCACTTCCTGGACCAGATCTACGAGATCTCGGACCGGATCACGGTGCTGCGCAACGGCGAGCTGGTCGGCGAGTACCCGATCGCCGAGCTCCCCCGCATCTCGCTGATCTCGAAGATGATCGGCAAGGACTTCGCCGCGCTCGAGGAGCTCGAGGCCGGCACCAAGCGCGACGCCCGCGACCGGGTCGAAGGTGGCGCCTTCCTCACCGCCGAGGGTCTCGGCCGCAGCGGCTCGGTGCAGCCCTTCGACCTGGAGATCCACCCCGGTGAGGTCTACGGCCTGGCCGGTCTGCTGGGCTCCGGGCGCACCGAGGTCGCCCGGCTGCTCTACGGCGCGGACCGCAACGACGCCGGCGACACCGCCGTCAGCGGCACCCCGGTGAAGCTGAAGAGCCCGCGCGTGGCACTGGACCGCAAGATCGCCTTCGCCTCGGAGAACCGCAAGGCGGAGGGGCTGATCGGCGACCTGTCGGTGCGCGCCAACATCGTGCTGGCCATGCAGTCGGCCCGCGGCTGGCTGCGGCAGATCCCCCGCCGCACCCAGGACGAGCTGGCCGACAAGTACATCAAGGCCCTCGACATCCGCCCGGCCAACCCGGACGCGCTGGTGCGCAACCTTTCCGGCGGCAACCAGCAGAAGGTGCTGCTCGCCCGCTGGCTGATCACCGAGCCCAGGCTGCTCATCCTGGACGAGCCGACCCGCGGCATCGACGTCGGCGCCAAGGCGCAGATCCAGAAGCTCGTCGCGTCGCTGTCCGACGACGGGATGGCCGTCGTCTACATCTCCGCCGAGATGGAGGAGGTGCTGCGACTGTCCCACCGCATCGGCATCATGCGCGACCGCGTGAAGATCGCCGACATCGTCAACGAGGGAGTCACCGTCAACGACATCATGGAGCGGATCGCCGCCACCGGGGATGCCCCCGACGGCCCCGGGACGCCCACCACCACCGCCGCGGCCGGACAGCAGGTGTCGGCATGA
- a CDS encoding organic hydroperoxide resistance protein: protein MSTATAIYTASATASGEGRNGHVASSDGVLDFDLAVPKEMGGPGGALTNPEQLFAAGYAACFHSALKAVARIEKQTLTDSAVVADVSFVGGEGGPQLAVALHVEIPGLEHAVAQDLVEKAHQMCPYSRATRGNIDVTLSVDAG from the coding sequence GTGAGCACCGCCACCGCCATCTACACCGCCTCCGCCACCGCCTCCGGTGAGGGCCGCAACGGCCATGTCGCCAGTTCCGACGGTGTGCTGGACTTCGACCTCGCGGTGCCGAAGGAGATGGGTGGCCCCGGCGGTGCGCTGACCAACCCCGAGCAGCTCTTCGCGGCCGGCTACGCGGCGTGCTTCCACAGCGCGCTCAAGGCCGTGGCCCGCATCGAAAAGCAGACCCTCACCGATTCCGCGGTGGTCGCCGACGTCTCGTTCGTCGGTGGTGAGGGTGGTCCGCAGCTCGCCGTGGCGCTGCACGTCGAGATCCCCGGCCTGGAGCACGCCGTCGCGCAGGACCTGGTCGAGAAGGCGCACCAGATGTGCCCGTACTCCCGGGCCACCCGCGGCAACATCGACGTCACGCTGTCGGTCGACGCCGGCTGA
- a CDS encoding LLM class flavin-dependent oxidoreductase produces the protein MRVGVVILPQFDAAETTARWKALQDMGFAHGWTYDHLAWRDLADEPWHATMPTLTVAALATSTLRIGTWVTSPNFRHPVTLAKDLMTLDVLSGGRMTAGVGAGGLGWDSRVFGADDLPPRERVDRLAEFVELTELLLRRPVTSFEGAHYRAVDAHLLPGCVQRPRLPIVVAANGPRSMRIAARFGDGWATVGSPADDLDSWWRGIAELADRFAGITAERPGVARYLNLDSAPVFSLRSVDVFDDAVGRAAALGFTDVVVHWPRESKQFVGDPAVLEQVAGRLGPGGTV, from the coding sequence ATGCGTGTCGGGGTCGTCATCCTCCCCCAGTTCGACGCCGCCGAGACCACCGCGCGCTGGAAGGCGCTGCAGGACATGGGCTTCGCACACGGCTGGACCTACGACCACCTGGCGTGGCGGGACCTGGCGGACGAGCCGTGGCACGCCACGATGCCGACGCTGACGGTCGCGGCGCTGGCGACGTCGACGCTGCGGATCGGCACCTGGGTGACCAGCCCGAACTTCCGGCACCCGGTGACGCTGGCCAAGGACCTGATGACGCTGGACGTGCTGTCGGGCGGCCGGATGACCGCCGGGGTGGGCGCGGGCGGGCTCGGCTGGGACTCCCGGGTGTTCGGCGCGGACGACCTGCCGCCGCGGGAGCGGGTCGACCGGCTGGCCGAGTTCGTCGAGCTCACCGAACTGCTGCTGCGCCGGCCGGTCACCAGCTTCGAGGGCGCGCACTACCGGGCGGTGGACGCGCATCTGCTTCCGGGGTGCGTGCAGCGTCCCCGGTTGCCCATCGTGGTGGCGGCCAACGGGCCTCGCAGCATGCGGATCGCCGCCCGGTTCGGTGACGGCTGGGCGACGGTGGGCTCCCCCGCCGACGACCTCGACTCCTGGTGGCGCGGCATCGCGGAGCTGGCCGACCGGTTCGCCGGGATCACCGCCGAGCGGCCCGGTGTGGCCCGCTACCTCAACCTCGACAGCGCGCCGGTGTTCTCGCTGCGCAGCGTCGACGTCTTCGACGACGCGGTGGGCCGGGCCGCCGCACTGGGCTTCACCGACGTGGTGGTGCACTGGCCGCGGGAGTCCAAGCAGTTCGTCGGTGACCCCGCGGTGCTCGAGCAGGTGGCCGGTCGACTCGGGCCCGGCGGCACCGTCTGA
- a CDS encoding HAD family hydrolase, producing MPLAILLDFDGTAYVGDLAVQAYARRVAELVDPTTATLIIGGMRSFLEGRVAPPGVPDVFATAEDGYEVVHAMSDGAGVPLDARRAAYAQSREDVVRSAFALDAQPGLTDWLDGLDESDQVWLVTNAPEAGIAEVLDAVGLTAAVDRIISGAGKPDGLRAIAADAVARTGDPRRVLGIGDRWAADLAAVHEAGGRTAHIDRFDRRLGTPTWRATELAPLLPALVRWSTDPEAPVDR from the coding sequence GTGCCGCTCGCCATCCTGCTCGACTTCGACGGCACCGCCTACGTCGGCGACCTCGCCGTCCAGGCCTACGCCCGGCGCGTTGCCGAGCTGGTCGACCCGACCACCGCCACCCTCATCATCGGCGGCATGCGATCGTTCCTGGAGGGCCGCGTCGCGCCGCCCGGCGTCCCCGACGTCTTCGCCACCGCCGAGGACGGCTACGAGGTGGTCCACGCCATGAGCGACGGAGCCGGGGTGCCCCTGGACGCGCGTCGTGCCGCCTACGCGCAGAGCCGGGAGGATGTCGTGCGCAGTGCGTTCGCCCTCGACGCGCAACCCGGACTCACCGACTGGCTCGACGGTCTCGACGAGTCCGACCAGGTGTGGCTGGTCACCAACGCCCCCGAGGCGGGCATCGCGGAGGTGCTCGACGCGGTCGGGCTGACCGCCGCCGTGGACCGGATCATCAGCGGGGCCGGCAAGCCCGACGGACTGCGCGCCATCGCCGCGGACGCCGTCGCCCGCACCGGCGACCCCCGCCGCGTCCTGGGCATCGGTGACCGCTGGGCGGCCGATCTCGCCGCCGTCCACGAGGCGGGCGGCCGCACCGCGCACATCGACCGCTTCGACCGTCGCCTCGGCACGCCGACGTGGCGCGCGACCGAACTCGCGCCGCTGCTGCCCGCCCTCGTCCGCTGGTCGACCGATCCGGAGGCCCCCGTTGACCGCTGA
- a CDS encoding ABC transporter substrate-binding protein, whose translation MLKKTFTTAAIAAVALTLAACGGSDSAAPSSSSAPSSTSASSSASSTAGSSSASSSAPSASSSGSESSAPAAAGGELPPVDPAVLDGAVLGFAQVGSESGWRSANTDSIKAAAEANKVDLQFTSAEGDQAKQIASIKTFITQGVDVIAFSPVVETGWDAVLQEAADADIPVILTDRSVTADPSLYKTFIGSDFIAEGEKAATWAKTEFADADAVNMVVLEGTTGSAPANDRKTGWENVLGSDAKFTTLASQTGDFTRDGGKKVMEGFLATYPDIDLVYAHNDDMGLGAIEAIEAAGKVPGKDIKIVTIDAVKAGMEALSAGKINYIVECSPLLGDQLMQAASAVLSDQEIPARIVTIEGEFDQEQATAALPDRKY comes from the coding sequence GTGCTCAAGAAGACCTTCACGACAGCCGCGATCGCGGCGGTCGCCCTGACCCTCGCCGCGTGCGGCGGCAGCGACAGCGCCGCCCCGAGCAGCTCGTCGGCCCCCTCGTCCACCAGCGCGAGCAGCAGCGCGAGCAGCACCGCCGGCTCGTCCTCCGCCTCGAGCTCCGCGCCGTCGGCGTCCTCGTCGGGCTCGGAGAGCAGCGCCCCCGCCGCCGCCGGGGGCGAGCTGCCTCCGGTCGACCCCGCCGTCCTCGACGGCGCCGTCCTCGGCTTCGCCCAGGTCGGTTCGGAGTCCGGCTGGCGTTCGGCCAACACCGACTCCATCAAGGCCGCCGCCGAGGCGAACAAGGTGGACCTGCAGTTCACCTCCGCCGAGGGTGACCAGGCCAAGCAGATCGCCTCGATCAAGACCTTCATCACGCAGGGCGTCGACGTCATCGCCTTCTCCCCGGTCGTCGAGACCGGCTGGGACGCCGTCCTGCAGGAAGCGGCCGACGCCGACATCCCGGTCATCCTGACCGACCGTTCGGTCACCGCCGACCCCAGCCTGTACAAGACCTTCATCGGCTCGGACTTCATCGCCGAGGGTGAGAAGGCCGCGACCTGGGCCAAGACCGAGTTCGCCGACGCCGACGCCGTCAACATGGTCGTCCTCGAGGGCACCACGGGCTCCGCGCCGGCCAACGACCGCAAGACCGGCTGGGAGAACGTCCTGGGCTCCGACGCCAAGTTCACCACCCTGGCCTCGCAGACCGGCGACTTCACCCGTGACGGCGGCAAGAAGGTCATGGAGGGCTTCCTGGCCACCTACCCCGACATCGACCTGGTCTACGCACACAACGACGACATGGGCCTGGGCGCCATCGAGGCCATCGAAGCCGCCGGCAAGGTGCCCGGCAAGGACATCAAGATCGTGACCATCGACGCCGTCAAGGCCGGGATGGAAGCCCTGTCCGCCGGCAAGATCAACTACATCGTCGAGTGCTCGCCGCTGCTGGGTGACCAGCTGATGCAGGCCGCCAGCGCCGTGCTGAGCGACCAGGAGATCCCGGCCCGCATCGTCACCATCGAGGGTGAGTTCGACCAGGAGCAGGCCACCGCCGCGCTGCCGGACCGCAAGTACTAG
- a CDS encoding metallophosphoesterase family protein codes for MTPDGEPPEVAGHTIVHLSDCHLTSTGVLYNGVVDPEVTLAAVVAELRRGQANGHRFDAIVLSGDLTDTGDPDAYRRLRAAVEPLGVPLVYATGNHDVRVAFHRELLGVDDTDPRVQRILLGDRLRIVTLDSTIVGKGHGRLTDDTLAELSRILGTPAPDGTVVVLHHAPVPPPTPLLTYFTLERASRRALADVIAGTDVRLVLAGHHHLAQSGTLGGVPVAVAGSTAIRTDPLGPAGHEHTTRSTAFNLVRLYRDTHTVSVIPVDGAATVFDLDPAGCAAVVAAHPVD; via the coding sequence GTGACCCCCGACGGAGAGCCTCCCGAGGTCGCCGGACACACGATCGTGCACCTGTCGGACTGCCACCTGACGTCGACCGGTGTGCTCTACAACGGCGTGGTCGATCCGGAGGTCACGCTGGCCGCGGTGGTGGCCGAGCTGCGCCGCGGGCAGGCCAACGGGCACCGCTTCGACGCCATCGTGCTGTCGGGGGACCTGACCGACACCGGCGACCCGGACGCCTACCGGCGGCTGCGGGCCGCGGTCGAACCCCTCGGGGTGCCGCTCGTGTACGCCACCGGCAACCACGACGTCCGGGTGGCGTTCCACCGTGAGCTCCTCGGCGTGGACGACACCGATCCCCGGGTACAGCGGATCCTGCTCGGCGACCGGCTGCGGATCGTCACGCTGGACAGCACCATCGTCGGCAAGGGACACGGCCGCCTGACCGACGACACCCTCGCCGAGCTCTCGCGCATCCTCGGCACGCCCGCGCCGGACGGCACCGTCGTGGTCCTGCACCACGCGCCGGTCCCGCCGCCGACCCCGCTGCTGACCTACTTCACCCTCGAACGGGCCTCCCGCCGCGCGTTGGCCGACGTCATCGCCGGCACCGACGTCCGGCTGGTGCTGGCCGGGCACCACCACCTGGCGCAGAGCGGCACGCTGGGCGGCGTGCCGGTCGCCGTGGCCGGGTCCACCGCCATCCGCACCGATCCCCTCGGCCCGGCCGGCCACGAGCACACCACCCGGTCCACGGCGTTCAACCTGGTGCGGCTGTACCGCGACACGCACACCGTCTCGGTGATCCCGGTGGACGGGGCCGCGACCGTGTTCGACCTCGATCCGGCGGGCTGCGCGGCGGTCGTGGCGGCCCACCCGGTGGACTGA
- a CDS encoding ABC transporter permease subunit, with the protein MTTVVQDSPAPAPPKKRRPLSRFQQYSQIGATVVLLAIMLVVGATLYPNFTSGQALLDLFSKNSFLIVLAVGMTFVILTGGIDLSVGAVMALGTVVAATLLQQGWPAPVVIPVVLVVGGGLGFAVGMMIHHFKIQPFIATLAAMFLARGLCLVITDRSIAIDNGFFQTMNQAHVDLWEATTTNARGRTRVTEVYTTPAVLIALGVLVIAFVVLHYTRFGRTVYALGGGESSTNLMGLSVARTKVAVYTISGLCAGLAGILFSFYTASGDPVAGIGYELNAIAAVVIGGTLLAGGSGYVLGSLLGVLTLGVIYAYKEFDGDLNTGWTRVMIGVLVLFFIVLQRVLVARRR; encoded by the coding sequence ATGACCACGGTTGTCCAGGACTCGCCGGCGCCCGCGCCGCCGAAGAAGCGCCGGCCGCTGAGCCGTTTCCAGCAGTACTCCCAGATCGGCGCCACCGTGGTGCTGCTCGCGATCATGCTGGTCGTCGGCGCCACGCTCTACCCGAACTTCACCTCGGGTCAGGCGTTGCTCGACCTGTTCAGCAAGAACTCGTTCCTCATCGTGCTGGCGGTGGGCATGACGTTCGTCATCCTGACCGGCGGTATCGACCTGTCGGTCGGTGCGGTGATGGCGCTGGGCACCGTGGTGGCGGCGACGCTGCTGCAGCAGGGGTGGCCGGCCCCGGTGGTCATCCCGGTGGTCCTGGTCGTCGGCGGTGGCCTCGGCTTCGCAGTCGGGATGATGATCCACCACTTCAAGATCCAGCCGTTCATCGCGACGCTGGCCGCGATGTTCCTCGCCCGCGGCCTGTGCCTGGTCATCACCGACCGGTCGATCGCCATCGACAACGGCTTCTTCCAGACGATGAACCAGGCCCACGTGGACCTCTGGGAGGCGACCACCACCAACGCCCGCGGCCGCACCCGCGTCACCGAGGTGTACACCACCCCCGCCGTGCTCATCGCCCTCGGCGTCCTGGTGATCGCCTTCGTGGTGCTGCACTACACGCGCTTCGGCCGCACCGTCTACGCACTGGGCGGCGGCGAGTCGTCGACCAACCTGATGGGGCTGTCGGTGGCGCGCACCAAGGTCGCGGTCTACACCATCAGCGGGCTGTGCGCGGGCCTCGCCGGCATCCTGTTCTCCTTCTACACCGCCTCCGGCGACCCCGTCGCCGGCATCGGGTACGAGCTGAACGCGATCGCCGCGGTGGTCATCGGCGGCACCCTGCTCGCCGGCGGGTCCGGTTACGTCCTCGGGTCGCTGCTGGGCGTGCTGACCCTGGGCGTCATCTATGCCTACAAGGAGTTCGACGGTGACCTGAACACCGGCTGGACGCGCGTGATGATCGGTGTGCTGGTGCTGTTCTTCATCGTGCTGCAGCGGGTGCTGGTGGCACGCCGACGGTGA
- a CDS encoding PPOX class F420-dependent oxidoreductase, with translation MPRSVATTTAVPLDELLEFVRTRRHLLLATTRTDGRPQLSPVSGGVDGEGRLIISTYPGRAKTANAARTPEVSVCVMSDDWDGPWVQIDGTAEVLDMPEAEDALVDYYRSLAGEHPDWDEYRAAMRLQNKSLIRITPTRWGPVATGGFPPDVAAQLDARDAAGASA, from the coding sequence ATGCCACGATCCGTCGCGACCACCACCGCCGTGCCGCTCGACGAGCTCCTGGAGTTCGTGCGCACCCGCCGGCACCTGCTGCTCGCCACCACCCGCACCGACGGCCGCCCGCAGCTCTCGCCGGTCAGCGGTGGCGTCGACGGCGAGGGGCGGCTGATCATCTCGACGTATCCCGGACGGGCGAAGACGGCCAACGCCGCGCGCACCCCCGAGGTGAGTGTGTGCGTGATGAGCGACGACTGGGACGGCCCCTGGGTGCAGATCGACGGCACCGCCGAGGTCCTGGACATGCCCGAGGCCGAGGACGCGCTGGTCGACTACTACCGCAGCCTGGCCGGTGAGCACCCCGACTGGGACGAGTACCGCGCCGCGATGCGCCTGCAGAACAAGTCGTTGATCCGCATCACCCCCACGAGGTGGGGGCCGGTGGCCACCGGCGGCTTCCCGCCGGACGTGGCGGCGCAGCTCGACGCCCGCGACGCGGCCGGGGCGTCGGCATGA
- a CDS encoding peptide deformylase, which yields MMTHADRVDRLLSGPRPLPIVPAGLPVLRRPADRYDGQLDDAVLTELIAAMRESMHAAPGVGLAAPQVGIGLQLTVLEDSAEVAEDVAAARDRRPLDLLVLLNPVYTAVGDDRAFFYEGCLSVPGYQAAVDRPAAVHLRASAPDGSTIDAEYWGWQARIVQHETDHLAGTLYLDRADLRSLSENGVYQALWAGPSVDRAREHLGF from the coding sequence ATGATGACGCACGCCGACCGGGTCGACCGGTTGCTCTCCGGACCGCGACCGCTGCCCATCGTGCCGGCCGGGCTGCCCGTGCTCCGGCGGCCCGCCGACCGCTACGACGGCCAGCTCGACGACGCGGTGCTGACCGAGCTGATCGCGGCGATGCGCGAGAGCATGCACGCCGCACCGGGGGTCGGCCTCGCGGCGCCGCAGGTCGGGATCGGCCTGCAGCTGACCGTCCTCGAGGACTCCGCCGAGGTGGCCGAGGACGTCGCGGCCGCCCGTGACCGGCGTCCGCTCGATCTCCTGGTGCTGCTCAACCCGGTGTACACCGCGGTCGGCGACGATCGGGCGTTCTTCTACGAGGGCTGCCTGTCGGTGCCCGGCTACCAGGCGGCCGTCGACCGGCCGGCCGCGGTGCACCTGAGGGCGTCAGCTCCCGACGGATCGACCATCGACGCCGAGTACTGGGGCTGGCAGGCCCGCATCGTCCAGCACGAGACCGACCACCTGGCGGGCACGCTGTACCTGGACCGGGCCGATCTGCGCTCGCTGTCGGAGAACGGGGTGTACCAGGCGCTGTGGGCCGGCCCGTCGGTGGACCGGGCCCGCGAGCACCTCGGGTTCTGA